A window of the Candidatus Jettenia caeni genome harbors these coding sequences:
- a CDS encoding imidazoleglycerol phosphate synthase cyclase subunit, whose product MLTKRIIPCLDVKDGRVVKGTNFLNLRDAGDPVEIAAFYDAEGADELTFLDITASHENRNIILDVVKKTAEQVFMPLTVGGGIRSIDDIRQLLNAGADKVSINTAAVKNPEFITKASRRFGRQCIVLAIDAKKVKDNINDRKWEVYIHGGRTQTGLDAIQWAKEAELRGAGEILLTSMDYDGTKSGFDIELNKAISESVNIPIIASGGAGKVEHFYDVFNEGKAHAALAASIFHYREITIQEVKEYLIKRGIKIRLNR is encoded by the coding sequence ATGCTTACGAAACGGATTATACCATGTTTAGATGTAAAAGACGGAAGAGTAGTTAAAGGAACAAATTTTTTGAATTTAAGAGATGCAGGAGACCCTGTTGAGATAGCAGCTTTTTACGATGCAGAAGGTGCCGATGAATTGACCTTCCTGGATATTACAGCATCTCATGAAAATAGGAATATCATTCTTGATGTTGTAAAAAAGACTGCAGAGCAAGTATTTATGCCTTTAACTGTTGGCGGCGGTATCCGTAGTATTGATGACATCCGACAGTTATTGAATGCAGGGGCCGATAAAGTTTCTATAAATACCGCAGCTGTTAAAAATCCTGAATTTATTACCAAAGCATCCAGACGATTTGGCAGACAGTGTATAGTGCTCGCTATTGATGCGAAAAAAGTAAAAGATAATATAAATGACAGAAAATGGGAAGTTTACATACATGGCGGGCGGACACAAACAGGATTAGATGCCATTCAATGGGCAAAAGAAGCCGAGCTGAGAGGGGCCGGTGAAATACTCTTAACAAGTATGGACTACGATGGTACAAAGAGTGGATTTGATATCGAGTTAAATAAGGCCATATCAGAATCAGTAAATATTCCGATTATTGCATCTGGCGGGGCAGGCAAAGTAGAACATTTTTATGATGTCTTTAATGAAGGGAAGGCACATGCAGCTTTAGCAGCTTCTATCTTTCATTACAGAGAAATAACCATACAAGAAGTAAAAGAATATTTGATTAAGAGAGGTATTAAGATAAGACTTAATAGATAG
- a CDS encoding two-component sensor kinase — translation MVKDGIRLKDFISFFKSIKVKLICYFILMTTLPILIVSSTAYNSGKKALNEGVIEKLTTISDLKKTQLSNWLQERIVDIGVLSTNKSLEVSFSNLLYLRKAFRSIDKMKESEIGGVYCNRLSEYLHQLKRKFIYCDEISIIDVENGEIVISTNESNVGLADGDYRYYLNVLENHSMPFKDIHYSKYTKRIGMTFFGIMKRTDPITLEETEVINGIVVIRVNTNDTIGPLIGEWPGMGETGETLLVRREGNQLVFLNNMRHLDENTALSMSIPVRSFVPESFILDPREEGIMDTFDYRGKDVLLAFRYIPHMKWGLMVKQDASEAFKPIMELKNQVITLAVTSVLIIVIIVFILAYGITQPILQLVQGANAIGKGKLGYRISINSQDEVGVLALEFNKMAEKLEESYAGLEQKIQERTVQLKESEEKYRESINLANDAIFTLEIDSAQIIDSNKKAEELLGYSKYELGKKKIWEIIPEYDREKTKQLWMMINKRGSGMLDNVDCQHIDGRLVPTSISASVIEYGKKKTIQWICRDITERKRMELQLIQAERLAAVGELAAGVAHEVNNPLGGLQNFVKMMKKEPENISQNLEFLDLMSEGLKRIEVIVKHLMTFSRPYATHMSNHSLNEIVENSLRFVDHRIKEQNIRLDKILSPGLPEIYGDADNISQVIINIIVNALDSMSDGGNLILETGYCDSQPLSIQVKIADTGSGIREEIINKIFNPFFTTKEMGSGLGLAISKRIVDDHNGNIMVKSKVSEGTTFYVCLPVRKATTIT, via the coding sequence ATGGTCAAGGATGGTATCAGGTTAAAAGATTTTATCAGTTTTTTTAAAAGTATTAAGGTTAAGCTTATTTGTTACTTTATCCTCATGACAACACTTCCCATCCTGATTGTAAGCAGTACGGCATATAATAGCGGGAAGAAGGCTTTAAATGAGGGAGTTATTGAAAAGCTTACTACTATTTCTGATTTAAAAAAGACGCAATTGAGTAACTGGCTGCAAGAGAGGATTGTTGATATTGGTGTTCTTTCAACAAACAAATCATTAGAAGTATCTTTCTCCAATCTGCTTTACTTAAGAAAGGCATTTCGTAGTATTGATAAGATGAAGGAATCAGAAATTGGTGGGGTGTATTGTAATAGACTTTCGGAATATCTACATCAACTGAAGAGAAAGTTTATTTATTGCGATGAAATTTCTATCATAGATGTAGAAAACGGTGAAATAGTAATATCTACTAATGAATCAAATGTTGGACTGGCAGACGGAGATTACCGGTATTATCTTAATGTATTGGAAAATCATAGTATGCCTTTTAAAGATATTCATTATTCGAAATATACAAAACGTATAGGAATGACCTTCTTTGGGATTATGAAAAGAACAGATCCTATTACACTTGAGGAAACAGAGGTTATTAACGGTATTGTTGTTATCCGTGTAAACACGAACGATACTATAGGGCCATTAATAGGAGAATGGCCTGGAATGGGAGAAACGGGTGAGACATTATTAGTTCGTCGTGAGGGGAATCAATTAGTCTTCCTTAACAATATGCGGCATCTTGATGAGAATACTGCGTTGAGTATGAGCATTCCTGTAAGATCATTTGTGCCAGAATCATTTATCTTAGACCCCAGGGAAGAAGGTATTATGGATACTTTTGATTACCGGGGGAAGGATGTCCTTTTAGCCTTTCGGTACATACCTCATATGAAGTGGGGATTAATGGTAAAACAAGATGCTTCTGAAGCCTTTAAACCTATTATGGAATTAAAGAATCAAGTAATTACCCTTGCAGTTACCAGTGTATTAATTATTGTGATTATCGTTTTTATCCTAGCATATGGGATTACCCAGCCCATTCTTCAGTTAGTTCAAGGTGCTAATGCTATCGGGAAGGGAAAACTTGGGTACCGTATTTCCATTAACTCGCAAGATGAAGTAGGTGTGCTTGCATTGGAATTTAATAAAATGGCTGAAAAATTAGAAGAATCATATGCGGGGCTTGAACAAAAGATCCAGGAGAGAACCGTGCAATTGAAAGAATCTGAAGAAAAATACCGGGAATCTATTAATTTAGCGAATGATGCTATTTTTACCCTGGAAATTGATTCAGCCCAGATTATTGATTCAAATAAAAAGGCTGAGGAATTATTGGGATATTCAAAATATGAATTGGGCAAAAAGAAGATATGGGAAATTATCCCTGAGTATGACCGGGAAAAGACAAAGCAATTGTGGATGATGATAAACAAAAGAGGCTCTGGTATGCTTGATAACGTTGATTGTCAACACATCGATGGAAGACTTGTTCCTACCAGTATTAGTGCCAGTGTTATAGAATATGGTAAAAAAAAGACTATTCAATGGATTTGCAGGGATATTACTGAAAGGAAAAGAATGGAATTGCAATTGATTCAAGCTGAACGTTTAGCTGCTGTGGGAGAATTAGCTGCCGGTGTTGCCCATGAGGTAAATAATCCATTAGGAGGATTACAGAATTTTGTAAAAATGATGAAGAAAGAACCTGAAAATATATCGCAAAATCTGGAATTTCTGGATTTGATGTCAGAAGGACTTAAGCGGATCGAGGTCATTGTAAAACATCTGATGACATTTTCCAGACCTTACGCTACTCACATGTCTAATCATAGCTTAAATGAGATTGTTGAAAATTCCTTACGATTTGTAGATCATAGGATAAAAGAGCAAAATATACGTTTGGATAAGATTTTATCTCCTGGTCTTCCCGAAATCTATGGAGATGCAGATAATATTTCACAGGTTATTATCAATATTATTGTGAATGCATTGGATAGTATGTCAGACGGCGGCAATCTCATACTAGAAACTGGTTATTGTGATAGCCAGCCATTGAGTATACAAGTCAAGATTGCTGATACAGGATCGGGAATTCGGGAAGAAATAATAAATAAAATATTTAATCCGTTTTTTACTACGAAGGAGATGGGAAGTGGGTTGGGGCTTGCCATTAGTAAGAGAATTGTTGATGATCATAACGGGAATATAATGGTTAAAAGTAAGGTAAGCGAAGGAACAACGTTTTATGTGTGTTTACCGGTGAGAAAAGCAACAACCATAACATGA
- a CDS encoding hypothetical phage protein — MYPDEIKKELASIISMVKVKIEIEKGFGIDTVTFTNTKVSDAIHQISPNSFTEIKSTETPVVAKSIGIQAFMNTKETKIKLLEELRHEMLVCHKCPLSKTRTNLVFGVGNSMADLMFIGEAPGRDEDLQGEPFVGRAGQLLTKIIEAIDMKRSDVYIANVLKCRPPGNRNPLPEEIIICIPYLIKQIEIIQPKVLCALGAFAAQALLNTKAPVGTLRGRFHDYKGVPMMVTFHPAYLLRNPNDKAKVWDDMKKVRDFLKNEFT; from the coding sequence ATGTATCCGGATGAGATAAAAAAAGAGTTAGCTTCTATCATTAGCATGGTGAAAGTCAAGATTGAGATTGAAAAGGGATTTGGTATTGATACAGTTACCTTTACAAATACAAAAGTGAGTGATGCAATACATCAAATTTCACCAAATTCTTTTACAGAGATTAAGTCTACCGAAACTCCTGTAGTAGCAAAATCTATTGGAATACAAGCCTTTATGAATACAAAAGAAACAAAGATTAAATTACTGGAAGAGTTGCGGCATGAGATGTTGGTTTGCCACAAATGTCCTTTGAGTAAGACACGGACAAATCTTGTTTTTGGTGTTGGCAACTCTATGGCAGATCTTATGTTTATAGGTGAAGCGCCAGGTCGCGATGAAGATCTTCAAGGTGAGCCATTCGTTGGTCGGGCAGGTCAATTACTTACGAAGATTATTGAGGCTATTGATATGAAGCGCAGTGATGTTTATATTGCCAATGTTCTGAAGTGTCGTCCGCCAGGAAACCGCAACCCCCTTCCAGAGGAAATTATTATCTGTATACCGTACCTTATTAAGCAGATAGAGATAATTCAACCAAAGGTATTATGTGCTCTCGGCGCCTTTGCAGCACAAGCGTTACTGAATACAAAAGCTCCTGTTGGCACTTTAAGAGGCAGATTCCATGATTATAAGGGTGTTCCTATGATGGTTACCTTTCATCCGGCTTATCTCTTAAGAAACCCGAATGATAAAGCAAAAGTTTGGGATGACATGAAGAAGGTGCGAGATTTTTTAAAAAATGAATTCACGTGA
- a CDS encoding two-component response regulator: MGSKVLIVDDEKLMRISLESQLRKEGYNVKSVDNALDGLKIVKSEEYDVVVTDLRLSGMGGIELLKDIKKYNQEIIVVIMTAYGTLESAVSAIKEGAYDYIAKPFSTDELIIKLQRALHYKNTTAEVNRLRKEIQAEFEFSNIIGNSEAMKKVIETVKSVSERDTTVLIKGESGTGKEKIAGAIHYHSNRRMGPFIRVSCAALNREILESELFGHEKGAFTGAVKTRRGRFELANGGSIFLDDIDDVPLDMQVKLLRVLQERTFERVGGEETLCVDVRVICATKKDLLEHIKEGYFREDLFYRLNVVPVNIPPLRQRKEDIPHLINYFLKKFVSQYEDALPSVSKEALDVLLAYDWPGNVRELENVIEHAIAFSKLKGISLETLPEYLRKLDVRTDLLSMNLSNKETINLQDALTEVEKKLIQWARQKANGNQVKMAEILGIPRTTLRNRLMKLQLFENATS, encoded by the coding sequence ATGGGCAGTAAAGTATTAATAGTCGACGATGAAAAACTGATGAGGATATCTTTAGAAAGTCAATTAAGGAAGGAAGGTTATAATGTAAAATCAGTAGATAATGCTTTAGATGGGTTAAAAATAGTAAAATCTGAAGAATATGATGTGGTAGTGACTGATCTAAGATTATCAGGTATGGGTGGAATTGAACTTTTAAAAGATATTAAAAAATATAATCAAGAAATTATTGTTGTTATTATGACAGCTTACGGTACTCTTGAAAGCGCTGTATCAGCGATTAAGGAAGGGGCATATGATTATATCGCAAAACCATTTTCTACAGATGAATTGATTATTAAACTTCAAAGAGCACTTCATTATAAGAACACAACTGCTGAAGTCAATCGCTTAAGAAAGGAAATACAGGCTGAATTTGAGTTTTCTAATATTATTGGTAACAGTGAAGCTATGAAAAAGGTAATCGAGACGGTTAAAAGTGTTTCAGAGAGAGACACCACTGTTCTTATAAAAGGAGAGAGTGGAACTGGAAAGGAAAAAATAGCAGGTGCTATCCACTACCATAGTAATAGAAGAATGGGGCCGTTTATCAGGGTGAGTTGTGCCGCATTAAATAGAGAAATACTGGAAAGTGAACTTTTTGGGCATGAAAAGGGTGCTTTTACCGGCGCTGTTAAGACAAGACGAGGAAGATTTGAATTGGCAAATGGTGGCTCAATTTTTTTAGATGATATTGATGATGTCCCATTGGATATGCAGGTTAAGCTGTTGCGGGTACTCCAAGAGAGAACGTTTGAAAGAGTGGGAGGAGAGGAAACCCTTTGTGTTGATGTAAGGGTAATCTGTGCAACAAAAAAGGATCTTTTGGAACACATAAAAGAAGGATACTTTAGAGAAGATTTATTTTATAGATTGAATGTGGTGCCCGTTAATATTCCACCACTTCGTCAAAGGAAAGAGGATATTCCGCATTTAATCAATTATTTCTTGAAGAAGTTTGTATCTCAATACGAGGATGCTTTACCAAGTGTTTCAAAAGAGGCATTGGATGTGTTGCTGGCTTATGACTGGCCTGGAAATGTGAGGGAACTTGAAAATGTTATTGAACATGCTATCGCATTCTCTAAGTTAAAAGGTATTTCATTGGAAACACTTCCAGAGTATTTAAGAAAACTTGATGTACGAACAGATCTATTATCAATGAATTTATCTAATAAAGAGACAATAAATTTACAAGATGCACTTACGGAAGTTGAGAAAAAACTTATACAATGGGCACGCCAAAAAGCAAACGGTAATCAAGTAAAAATGGCAGAGATATTAGGTATTCCACGAACAACACTTCGTAACAGATTGATGAAATTGCAGTTATTCGAAAATGCGACATCATGA
- a CDS encoding glutamate synthase translates to MFKVIEKAKIAESTFLMKIDAPKIAFKRKAGQFVMLRIDEMGERIPLTIAGSDTIRGTITIIFQVVGNTTRHLSNLNAGDYILDVVGPLGHPTHIENYGTAVCIGGGLGIALVMPIAQALHEAGNRVISIISARNKDLLICEKEMQACSNEFMIATDDGSKGSKGFPTQILQELINKGTKIDIVFAVGPVPLMGAVSKLTKPYNLKTIVSLNPIMVDGTGMCGGCRVLIDNKPQFVCVDGPEFDGHQVNYDNLVQRLKTYISNDGDPRVQNVSKDSTCWKPPEERSGTAHKVHASMHATEGHAVIDQLAEGLSGAGTSAEKTGAKKMGAIPRQKMPEQDPVNRVKNFEEVPYGYTPEMARQEALRCLQCKKPLCRDGCPVSIDIPGFIKLIAEGDFLAAARKIKETNALPAVCGRVCPQEDQCEKVCIIGKKFKPVAIGNLERFVADYERNHNAVTIPELPAKTGYKVAIVGGGPAGLACAGELIKMGHDVTIFEALHKTGGVLVYGIPEFRLPKAIVESEVEYLRKLGVKIEVNAVIGKVQTVDELLENGFDAIFVGTGAGLPMFMGIPGENMNGVYSANEYLTRVNLMKAYNSQYSTPIAMRKNVAVIGAGNVAMDAARTALRLGAENVYVVYRRSRDEMPARVDEIHHGEEEGLQFRFLTNPIKILGDEKGWVSGLECVKMELGEPDDSGRRRPIPVKGSEFVLNVECVIMAIGNGPNPLVPSTTPDLQVNKWGNIVADIETCKTNKEGVFAGGDIVTGAATVILAMGAGKKAAKAIDEYIRSKKSNTVTSCCK, encoded by the coding sequence ATGTTTAAAGTTATAGAAAAAGCAAAGATTGCAGAATCTACTTTTTTAATGAAAATTGATGCGCCTAAAATTGCTTTTAAGAGAAAAGCAGGACAATTCGTTATGCTTCGTATAGACGAAATGGGTGAGAGAATACCTTTAACGATAGCAGGCTCAGATACTATTCGTGGAACGATTACTATTATTTTTCAAGTTGTTGGTAATACAACACGTCATTTATCTAACTTAAATGCCGGTGATTATATTTTAGATGTTGTTGGCCCTTTAGGGCATCCCACACATATTGAAAATTATGGAACAGCTGTCTGTATTGGAGGCGGTTTAGGAATTGCCCTGGTAATGCCAATTGCTCAGGCTCTCCACGAAGCAGGTAATCGGGTAATATCGATTATTAGTGCAAGGAATAAAGACCTTTTGATTTGTGAAAAAGAGATGCAGGCATGCAGCAATGAATTTATGATTGCAACTGATGATGGTTCAAAAGGTTCAAAAGGATTTCCTACTCAAATATTACAAGAATTAATTAATAAAGGAACAAAGATTGATATCGTATTTGCAGTAGGGCCTGTGCCTCTCATGGGTGCAGTTAGCAAACTTACAAAACCTTATAATCTCAAAACAATTGTAAGTCTTAATCCGATTATGGTGGATGGAACAGGCATGTGCGGCGGTTGCAGGGTACTCATAGATAATAAGCCTCAGTTTGTTTGTGTAGATGGTCCGGAATTTGACGGACATCAGGTAAACTACGATAATTTAGTGCAGCGTTTAAAAACATATATCAGCAATGACGGAGATCCGCGGGTGCAAAATGTAAGTAAAGACAGCACCTGTTGGAAGCCGCCCGAAGAGCGTTCGGGTACAGCACACAAAGTCCATGCCTCCATGCATGCTACGGAAGGACATGCTGTTATAGATCAATTGGCAGAAGGCCTTTCAGGTGCAGGAACAAGTGCTGAAAAAACCGGTGCAAAAAAAATGGGAGCTATCCCGCGACAAAAGATGCCTGAACAAGATCCGGTAAACAGGGTAAAAAATTTTGAGGAGGTACCCTATGGATATACACCAGAAATGGCACGCCAAGAGGCGTTACGATGTTTGCAGTGCAAAAAACCTCTTTGCCGTGACGGATGTCCGGTAAGCATAGATATCCCCGGATTCATCAAACTCATTGCAGAAGGAGATTTTTTAGCTGCGGCACGCAAGATTAAAGAAACAAATGCACTGCCAGCAGTTTGCGGACGGGTATGTCCCCAGGAGGATCAATGCGAAAAGGTTTGTATTATAGGCAAGAAGTTTAAACCCGTGGCAATTGGAAATCTGGAACGTTTTGTTGCCGATTACGAAAGAAATCATAATGCAGTAACTATACCAGAATTACCTGCAAAAACAGGTTATAAAGTAGCGATTGTAGGCGGAGGTCCTGCTGGGCTTGCTTGTGCAGGTGAACTCATAAAGATGGGACACGATGTAACCATATTCGAAGCATTACATAAAACCGGCGGAGTTTTAGTCTATGGTATACCTGAATTCAGATTACCAAAGGCTATCGTAGAATCAGAGGTCGAGTACCTCAGGAAATTAGGAGTCAAAATTGAAGTGAATGCCGTTATTGGAAAGGTACAAACGGTAGATGAATTATTAGAGAATGGCTTTGATGCTATTTTCGTCGGTACCGGTGCTGGCTTGCCTATGTTCATGGGGATCCCGGGAGAAAATATGAATGGCGTGTACTCAGCAAATGAATATCTCACCCGGGTTAATTTAATGAAGGCTTACAATTCTCAATACTCAACACCAATCGCCATGCGGAAAAATGTAGCCGTAATTGGCGCAGGAAACGTCGCCATGGATGCAGCCAGAACGGCACTTCGCCTTGGCGCTGAAAATGTATATGTCGTTTATAGAAGATCGAGAGATGAAATGCCTGCAAGGGTAGATGAAATTCATCATGGTGAAGAAGAGGGATTACAATTTAGATTCTTAACCAATCCGATAAAAATTCTCGGTGATGAAAAAGGATGGGTGAGTGGTCTTGAATGTGTGAAAATGGAACTGGGCGAACCCGATGATTCAGGCAGAAGGCGTCCCATTCCGGTAAAGGGATCGGAATTTGTATTGAACGTTGAATGTGTAATTATGGCTATTGGTAATGGTCCAAATCCATTAGTTCCATCCACTACACCTGATTTACAAGTAAATAAATGGGGCAATATTGTAGCAGACATAGAAACCTGTAAAACAAATAAAGAAGGTGTTTTTGCTGGTGGGGATATTGTAACAGGCGCTGCAACGGTTATTCTTGCTATGGGTGCGGGAAAGAAAGCTGCAAAGGCAATTGACGAATACATAAGGTCAAAAAAATCCAACACGGTAACAAGCTGTTGTAAATAA
- a CDS encoding thiazole synthase, translating to MLGVVKIEKITEDTKLKLGRYEFTSRLFVGTGKYTSMEEMVNALEASGTEVVTVAVRRAKINESVSLLDYIDTKKYTILPNTAGCYSSDEAIRVARLAREAGLSDMIKLEVLGNEKTLLPDPIETLKATITLVKEGFTVLVYTSDDPIIAKKLEDAGATSVMPAGAPIGSGQGILNKNNIRIILESAKVPIIVDAGVGTASDVTIAMELGCEGVLLNTGIALARDPVNMAKAMKLACESGRLAFLSGRIPKRLYAKASSPEKDF from the coding sequence TTGTTGGGGGTGGTTAAAATCGAAAAAATAACAGAGGATACAAAACTAAAGCTTGGAAGGTATGAATTTACCTCCCGACTCTTTGTTGGCACAGGAAAATACACTTCCATGGAAGAGATGGTTAACGCTTTAGAGGCTAGCGGAACAGAAGTTGTCACCGTTGCCGTTAGAAGAGCAAAAATTAATGAATCGGTATCCCTTCTGGATTATATTGATACAAAAAAATATACGATTTTACCAAATACAGCAGGTTGTTATTCATCGGATGAGGCAATAAGAGTAGCCCGCCTGGCCCGGGAAGCTGGTTTATCTGATATGATCAAGCTGGAAGTGCTTGGTAATGAAAAAACACTGCTCCCTGATCCCATTGAGACTCTGAAAGCAACAATAACTTTAGTAAAGGAAGGGTTTACCGTACTTGTCTATACATCAGATGATCCTATCATTGCGAAGAAGCTAGAGGATGCTGGCGCCACGAGTGTTATGCCTGCCGGTGCCCCCATCGGATCAGGTCAAGGTATTTTAAATAAGAATAACATAAGAATTATTCTGGAATCAGCAAAAGTTCCTATTATTGTTGACGCCGGTGTTGGTACGGCATCGGATGTAACAATCGCTATGGAACTTGGTTGCGAAGGAGTTTTGCTTAACACAGGAATCGCTCTTGCAAGAGATCCTGTGAACATGGCAAAGGCTATGAAATTAGCCTGTGAATCGGGAAGACTTGCATTCCTCTCCGGACGCATACCTAAAAGACTTTACGCAAAAGCGAGTAGCCCTGAGAAAGATTTTTAA
- a CDS encoding phosphoesterase domain-containing protein: MKEAKDTTIKMYTDKIHDIIKRYGRFLLTTHVRSDGDGIGAEVALYYALKNMGKSISIANDSPIPQIFRFITPDAGMYIYPQLPPEQAEVVFTLDCPTLDRLGRIREIIPKDAIIINIDHHVSNEYFGNVNWVAEDMCSTGEIIFTLLKNIAIDITQDIATALYIAIVTDTGRFTHANTTPDALRIAAFLIEHGARHTEISQYVYNTNPFNLIQLNALVLNTVRLHAENRIATVWLTKDMLEKTHVNAIDAQEFADIPISIDGVSIGVLFREMTQPNWVKVSLRSRNGFDVNAIAKKFGGGGHKYAAGCEIPGSIAEVQQIILHELEKALLTENRL; encoded by the coding sequence TTGAAAGAGGCTAAAGATACTACCATAAAGATGTATACTGACAAAATTCATGATATTATAAAACGATACGGTCGCTTTCTTCTTACTACCCATGTTCGGTCAGATGGAGATGGTATCGGAGCTGAAGTTGCCCTTTATTACGCGTTGAAAAATATGGGAAAGTCAATAAGTATTGCCAATGATTCTCCTATCCCGCAAATTTTCAGATTTATTACTCCTGATGCAGGGATGTACATCTATCCTCAACTTCCTCCAGAACAGGCAGAAGTTGTCTTTACTTTGGATTGTCCCACTCTTGACCGACTTGGGAGAATAAGGGAGATTATCCCCAAAGATGCAATAATTATAAATATAGATCATCATGTATCCAATGAATATTTTGGCAATGTAAATTGGGTAGCAGAAGATATGTGTTCTACGGGTGAGATTATCTTTACCTTACTGAAAAATATAGCTATTGACATTACTCAGGATATTGCAACTGCACTTTATATTGCGATTGTGACGGACACCGGACGATTTACCCATGCTAATACTACACCGGATGCATTAAGAATAGCTGCTTTTCTTATCGAACATGGGGCAAGACATACAGAAATTTCGCAATACGTTTACAATACGAATCCTTTTAATTTAATTCAATTGAATGCTCTGGTACTTAATACGGTAAGACTTCATGCAGAGAATCGAATTGCTACCGTCTGGTTGACCAAAGATATGCTGGAAAAAACACATGTTAATGCTATCGATGCACAGGAGTTTGCCGATATTCCCATATCAATCGATGGTGTTTCTATTGGTGTGTTGTTTCGTGAAATGACGCAACCTAATTGGGTTAAGGTAAGTTTGAGAAGTCGGAACGGATTTGATGTGAATGCTATTGCTAAAAAGTTTGGAGGTGGTGGCCACAAATATGCGGCAGGTTGCGAGATACCGGGAAGTATCGCGGAGGTACAGCAAATCATTCTTCATGAGCTGGAGAAGGCATTGTTAACGGAAAACAGATTATAA
- a CDS encoding putative thiamine biosynthesis protein, with amino-acid sequence MKITLNGELKECGEGITIEKLLDLFKIDKNRVAVELNLHVIPRKEFSTFVLNNADILEVVTFVGGG; translated from the coding sequence ATGAAAATTACTTTAAATGGTGAATTGAAGGAGTGTGGAGAAGGAATAACTATAGAAAAATTGCTCGATTTATTTAAGATCGACAAGAATCGTGTTGCTGTAGAATTAAACTTGCACGTTATTCCAAGAAAAGAATTTTCCACATTCGTTCTCAATAATGCAGACATCCTGGAAGTGGTAACTTTTGTTGGGGGTGGTTAA